TTCCACACAATGGGCAATTTATAATAGGAAAAATGATATGAAAATCGTTTTTTTCTCCATACCTTATTTCTCCCTTATAACCACATTTACATTTAATTTTTGCTTTTATCTTAATAATAACTAATTCCGCATTTTCAGCAATTGTTCCCTCCTTTAATAAATTGAAAGCAAATTTCATCTGCTCTTCTCCTAGGAAAGTTAGCTCACCTATTTCAACAGTAACCTTGCTAATTTTTTTAGCTCCCATCTTTTTTGCTTCCTCAATAACAATACTCATTATATTTTGCATTGTAGAAAATTCATGCATTTTTTGAAATCTCCTCAAAGATTTTTATTGTTTCCTTTGCCTCTTTTTCATCTATAACCTGTATTGCAAAACCCGCATGAACAATCACATAATCTCCTTTTTTTGCATTTACAAGAGATATATCCACTTCCCTCTTTACTCCTCCATAATCAACAACCGCTTTATTTCCATTCTTTTTAACTATCTTTGCAGGAATTGCAAGACACATCGCATTTAAATTGAAAGGAATATAAATTATTTTCCTAAGGTATCAATAAAATAAACAGCCAGCAGACAAGAGCATTTAAAATTGTAAGAGGAATCCCAACTTTTGCAAATTCAAAAAAGCTGATTGTCGCTCCTCTCTTTTCCGCATTCTGAATAATTATAACATTACTCGCCGCCCCAAGAATAGACAGATTGCCCGCCAGCGTGGAGGCGCCCGCGAGAGCCATCATTTCCTTTATCGAGCTTGATGGGAGCATTGGGAGATATAGAGCACCTAATGGCACATTTGAGATGAATTGACTGAATACTATGCTTATTATAAAAATTATTCCAATTCCTGCACTTCCTATCATTTTTTGGAAGAAACCGCTTTCCCAGGCGCTTTTTGTAACTATAAACATGGATGCAAAGAAAATTAGAGTGTGCCAATCAACTTTTTTTATTATATCTATTCTTCTCTTGCTAAATATCAATATTGGTAGAGACGCAATTAATGCAATATATACAAGCCTCGTCTCTATTCCCAAAAAAATGAGTAATATTTTCAATGCTATCAGTATAAAAATAATTGAAATTGAAATCTTGCAAATTTTAGAGAGTTCTTCGTCTTTATCAATTTTCTCCTATTGTTACTGCAAATGCAAGCGAGAGTAAAAGTAATTTTGGTTCAACACCATATTTTTTGGACAAAAGAAGCATTATGGGCGTGCCTATAATTGCTATAGTATCATTCATTAGAATTGCGGAAAGGAAGCCCATTAGGAATAGTATAAGGAGAAGTAGTTGATTAACAGATTTTGCTTTGCTGAAAAATTTATTTGAAATCTCTATCAAATAGCCACTTTTTTCTAATGCGGAGCCAATAACAAACATCCCGAAAAGAAAAAGCATTATCTGCCATATCTGAAGATTAAACTTCCCTATTTTTCTTACCGCTATAAGGATGAAAACAATTGCAAGTATTATTATCGAAAGCATAAATGTAATACAATTAAATATTTAAAAGCAGGAATTGAGTAAAATTTTAATTCAAAAAAAGATTGATATCATGCTTCAAGAGAAGTTAAAAAGGTTAGAGGAAATTTTAAAAGATATGGATCGCTTTATCGTTGCTTATTCTGGAGGTGTTGATTCAACTTTTCTTATTGCTGTCTCACGAAAAATTGTTGGGAAAGAAAATTTGCTTGCTGTTATTGCCAAAACAGAAGTAAATAGCGAGGAAGAAGTCGAGGAAGCAAAAAAATTATGCGGTGCTCTTGATATTAATCATAAAATAGCTGAATATTCCCTCCTTGAAAAAAGTGATTTTTCATCAAATCCTTTTAATAGATGCTATTTTTGCAAAAAAATCCTTATAGAAAAATTAATGAAAATTGCAGAGGAAGGAAATTTTAAATGGATTGCAGATGGAACAAATGCAGAAGATAGTAAAGATATAAGGTACGGGCTTATTGCTCTCGAGGAAAGTGGAATAAGAAGCCCTTTAAAAGAGGCGGGATTTAATAAAGAAGAGATAAGATATTTATCGAAAAAGATGAAACTCCCTACATGGAATAAACCATCCAATGCCTGTCTAGCTTCAAGAATTCCTTTTGGTGTGCCAATTACCTTTGAATCAATTAAAAGAATAGAAGAAGGGGAGAAAATCCTTAAAAAAATTGGATTTAAAGTTGTCAGATTAAGAGACCATTTTCCAATTGCGAGAATAGAAGTAGATGATTTTAAAAAAATTTTGAGCGATAATATAAGGAAAGAAATTATAAAGGAGCTGAAAGGGCTGGGATATAAATTTATTTCGGTTGATTTAGAAGGGTATAGATGCGGCTCCTTCTATAGATAAATCTATGGCGAGCATTATTTATATCCCTTAATATTTTTCTTTTTATGATTGTAAAAGAATACAGGGAAATAGATGAAAGTGAGGTTAAGGAAGAAGGAGCAAAAAATGTAAAAATTCAATGGCTTATAGATGAAAAAATTGCCCCGAATTTTGCGATGAGAAGATTTGTTGTTGGAAGAGATGGCTACACACCTTTCCATAAGCATGATTGGGAACATGAAGTTTTTGTTTTAAGTGGTCATGGGGCATTAGTGGATGAGAATGGAAAAGAGCATGATCTTAAAACAGGAAATTTCGCACTTGTTATGCCAAATGAAATGCACCAATTCAAAAATAAAGGAAAGGAAGACTTTATTTTCCTATGCATGATCCCACTAAGATGAATATTTTCTTTCTTTCCCATGAAGAAGTAAAAAATCCACTGGTTGAGGAACTAAAGAAAATATGCTGTAAAAAAAGGGAGGGTTTTAGTATAAGTGTTAGATACGGGAGGAGGGTTTTAATAAATGCAAAAGGAATAGATTTTGAAAATCCAAAGAACGAGGATTTTGTTGAAATTGTTGATTATAATCCAGCAAATGATGTAGCGATGGTGATAGGAATTAAAGAGTCATGTGAAGATGCGCCGATTCACTGCCTGATTTATAATAGAGAAGAGATAAATTCTATAGCAATATTTAGGGTAAAAAATAAGGAAAAATTTAAGGTTGCAATGGATGCCTTGAAAAAATTGAGGAATAAGGAAGAAGTGGAAATAAAGGATTTTGGAAAAATTATAACAGGGAGAACATTGAAGGAGGTAAAGGATGCTTGTGAAAGGGAAGCAAATGAGAAGTTTGTGGTTTGAAAAGAATTGTCTTAAAATAATTGACCAGAGAAGACTTCCATCGCAATTTGAAATTTTTGAAGCAAAGAACGAAAGAGATGTTGCATATGCAATAAAAGAAATGGTGGTGAGGGGGGCGCCTGCTATTGGATGTGCAACCGCTTATGGAATTGCAATGGCAGAAGATGCAGAGAAGGCGAGCGAGTTATTAAGATCCGCAAGGCCAACTGCTCATGATTTATTTTATGCAATTGAGTATATGGTGGAAGGAATTAGAAAGGGAGAGAATGCTATTAAATTAGCGGAAGAATATACTGAAAAAATTGTTGAGAAATGCAGAAAAATAGGTGAGCATGGTAAAAAATTGATAAAGAGAAAGGCAAAAATATTAACTCATTGTAATGCGGGTGCTCTTGCAACAGTTGATTATGGAACCGCTCTCTCTCCAATAAGAATGGCTAAGGATAAAGAAATTTTTGTTTGGGTTGATGAAACAAGACCAAGATTGCAAGGGTTACTCACTTCTTGGGAATTAGAAAATGAGGGGATAGAACATGCGGTAATAGTTGATAGCTCAGCGGGTTATTTAATGAAAAAAGGAGAGGTAGATGTTGTAATTGTTGGAGCGGATAGGATAGCAAGAAATTATGATGTTGTAAATAAAATAGGGACATATGAAAAAGCAATTGTTGCTTATGAAAATGATATTCCATTTTATGTTGCTGCTCCAGAAAGCACATTTGATAAAAAGGCAAAAAGAGGGGAAGAGATAAAAATTGAAGTAAGAAGCATAGAAGAAGTTACCTCAATTTATTCTTATAAGCCTAAAAATGTAATAAATCCCGCTTTTGATGTAACTCCATCAAAATATATAACTGGAATAATAACTGAAAATGGAATAATTTATCCTTAACCCATTTTTCTGTAAAAATTTGATACACTTTTGCACATTTTCTCCAGAATTTTATGTCTCATATATTCACTTTTTATCAATTTGAAAAATATGATTCCCGCATAATATGAATATTTTAGTTGCTTTCCCAAAACATTCCTACATTTCCTTTCATATTCTTCAAGCTCATAATTTCCATTCCTCACCCATTTCTCAATACATTCAGAAGCTATATATGAACAGATGATGGATGGCATATTTCCCGCTCCAACATTAGAAAAAACCTGGCAGCATGCGTCACCAATCAAAATTGCATTTTTGCCATATGAGCGAAGGGGTTTTCCCATTGGAATATACGCTCCTCTCCATTCCAGCCCGTTATTTTCTTTTTTGAATTTTTCAAAACCTTCTCTAAAATATTTTTTATTGAAAGAGCCAATTCCAATATTCCATTTGCCTTTTTTAGGAAAATACCAAGCATAACCGTGCTTTATGACACTATCTCTCAAAACTACATGGCATTTACTATCATCTTTTTCAATATTTTCTTTACAGGCTTCTACTGCAAATGCTTCTTTCGGATTTCTTACATTTATATACTTTCTTGTTATAGAAAAAAAACCATCCGCTCCAACTATCAATTTTGCTTTAACATTTTGAGGAAATAAAATCCCATTTTCTATTTTTTTAACCTTTTCACCCTTCCTTATTTCTCCTTGCTCTTCCGCTTTTTTAGCAAACTCTTCCTCAACTTTATTTTTATCTATCATGAGAATAGGCATTTCAAGAAAAATTTCTCCATATTTTGTATATATAATTGTTTCCGGTATTTCCTTTTCTACACCCTTTTTGCTTCCATACAGATCCAAAAAATCGTAACCCGCTATTTTTTGAGTTATGCCTTCTCCACATGCCTTCCTAAAAAATTCATTATGCTCTTCAAATATAACAAATGGCAATCCCTTTTCCGCTAAAAACTTACCCAAACTCAAACCCGCTATACCTCCTCCAATTATTGCAATATCAACTTTCTCCACTATTTAAAATATAAAATATGTTAATAAAGCTTATTTTTCAATTGCCACTCCAATGATATCTTCTATTCTTCTATATCCATTTTCCTCAAGCCATTTTTTTAAATCCCTACATATCTCCTTGAATATTCTTTCCCCCCTATAATAAATTCCTGCGCCTATCTGAACCGCGCTTGCTCCCGCCATCATGTATTCAATTACATCTCTTGCATTGGTAATTCCTCCAACTCCGATGACCGGCAAATCAAAATTTTTTGAAATTTCATATACGCATCTCAGCCCTATCGGCTTTATACCTTTTCCAGAATAGCCACCAAATACATTGCCAAGAATTGGCTTGCCCGCTTCTATGCTGATTGCCATTGCTTTAATGCTATTTATTGCAACAATTGCATCCGCCCCTCCTTCAACCGCCCACTCCGCCCTCTTTAAAGCATTCTCTGAGCCTATTTTTACAAAAACCGGTTTACCCGCTTCCTTTACCATTTCAACCGCATTTTTTATTTCTTTTTCAGGAAATTCAGCGCCAAATTTCTCTGCGTGGGGGCAACTCATATTCATTTCTACTGCTTTAACATATTTTGAAAACTTTTTTGCAACATAAAGGAATTCCTCCGCATTTTTTCCAAATATACTTCCAATCAAATTATCGACCTTTGCCCCTCTAATCTCTTTAATATAAGTATCTATTCCAGGATTTGCAAGACCTATCGCATTTAATATACCGCATTCAATTTCCACAAAGACAGGATTTTTATATCCTTTTCTTTCATCTTTTCCAATCGACTTTGTGACAACCGCACCAGCATCTCTGAATTTTTCAATACTGCTTTTAGTTAAATCAAGCACGCCAGAAGCAACCATAAGGGGATTTTTCATTTTTATGTTTAATAAGTCTATTTTAAGCATGATTAAAATGCATTTTTAGGAAATAAAACTTACTTATAGAAAATTGCAATGAAGCCGGATAAAATCATGAGTAAAATTACTATTATTGCAATAATCCTTGCAATTGTTTCTTTTCTCATTTTTCTACTAAGATGAATATATCTCCTGCTTTTAATAGATTTTCTTTTGTTTCCTCTTTTATCTCCAGAAATTCTTTGCTTATTTTTATTTCCTCTTCTCCAAAAATGAATGAATAAAATCCATTTTCTTCTATTTCCTTTGCAATTTTCTCAGCATTCTTCTTTATTTCCTCTAAAACAATCTGGCTTTTTTCCTTAAAACAAGGTCCTATTTTGCTATAAACTGGAAAAGCTTTTTTTTCAGTATCTGGTTTATCCTTAAAAACTATTTCTTTTATTTTGAGGGTTCCAGCAATTATATCCTCTTCTCTCACAGAGCCATATATCACAACTTTTGATAAAGGAGCGTTCAACGGCATACTATTTTTGCTTTTCCATTCTCTTATTTCAGAAATTATTTTCTTAACTTTTTCTCCTTCTCTTTCCGCTTCTTCATCTACAAAAACTGGCTCAGGCCATTTTGAAATATGAATGCTTTCTTCTCCTTCAAATTTTTTATAAAATCTCTCATATATTTCTTCTGTTATAAAAGGCAGGAAAGGGGAAAATGCTTTTAGTAGTCCAAGCCCTATGGTGTATAGAGTATATAAAGATGCTTCATCATTTTGTTCATAAATTCTATGCTTTACAATTTCTATATAATGATCCGCAAACTCATGCCACAGGAAATATTCAATTTCTTTCATTGCATTCGAAAATTCGAATTTATCCATATACTGAGTAGCTCTCTCAATTACCTTGCTGTACAAACTAATAATCCATCTATCAATAATTCTCAATTCACATTCTCTTGGCTTATTTTTTATCAAATTTCCGATGAAATTTTCTACATTCCACAATTTATTCATCAATCTTATTCCTCTAACTAAATCTTTATAGCGGAAAGGATTATCCTCACCCAATTTGCAAGTTGAAGCATAATAGCGCAAAGCATCGCTCCCATTTTTTTCTATTATTTCAAGAGGGTCGACAACATTGCCTGTAGAAGTATGCATTGGCCTACCATCAGGAGCGAGTATGAAACCATCTATCATTATCTCTTCAAATGCCTTTTTACCTGTCAAAAGGTAGCATCTGAGTATTGTATAAAAAGCCCATGTCCTTATTATATCATGTGCTTGGGGGCGAAGTGACATTGGATACAATTCTTTAAAAAGTTTTTCATTTCTTTCCCAGAAAGTGTTGAATAAAGGAGTTATTGAAGAATCCATCCAGGTATCAAAAACATCTTCACAACCTTTTAAAATTCCACCACATTTTGGACAATTTTCCACTGGTGGTTTATCTATTGTAGGATCAACATAGCAATCTTTCTCATCCGCAAGAACTACTTCTTTACAATTAGTGCATTCCCAGAGTGGCAGGGGGGTAGCAAAATATCTTTGTCTCGAGATCACCCAATCCCACTTGAGAGAGTTTACCCATTCTTCAAATCTCTTAAACATATATTCTGGATACCACTCCATCTCCTTAGCAACTTCCATTATCTTTTCCTTTATAGGCAGAATCCTCAAAAACCATTGCTCCGCATCTATGAACTCTGTTGGCGTTTTGCACCGCCAGCAGACGCCAACGCTTTGCTCCATTTCCCGCTGAGCTACGATGTAGTTGTCTTTCTTTAAATCCTCTATTATTTTTCTTCTTGCATCCTCTATTTTCATTCCTTTATATTTTCCCGCAAGTTCATTCATTGTTCCATCTTCATTTATACATATCTCTACTGGCAAAGAATATTTCATCGCCCATTCCAAATCATCTTTATCTCCTATTGTGCAAATCATAACTATGCCTGTTCCAAAATTTGGATCAACCACTGGGTCTTCAACAACCTTCACTTTTTTTCCATATATTGGCACCACTACTTCCTTTCCCAACAAATATGATTTTCTTTCATCAGCGGGATTTAAAGCAACAATCTGGCAAGTTGAAAGCATTTCTGGGCGTGTTGTCGCTATCTCTATATAGCTACCTCTTTCATCCTTTTTTATTCCTTTCCCTTCGCATTCTTCCGCCAGGTAGAATTTTATTGTATTCAATAATGTTTTTCTTTCAACATGCTCTATTTCCGCATCTGCCATCGCGGTCATGCATCTAGGACACCAATTCACAGGAAATTTTCCTCTGTAAATATATCCTTTTTTATAAAGCCTTATAAATGAGATTTGAGTTAGCCTCCTAAAATATTCAGCATCTGTTCTGTAATAAATGCTCTCATCCATTGAATGACCTAGAATCATAAATTGGCGGGTCATTTCATTTATGTTTTCATCAGCAAATTTTTTGCAAAGCTCAATAAATTTATGCCTCTCTATATTCTTCCTAGTTATTCCATACTTCCTCTCAACTCTTTCTTCTATTGGTATTCCATTTACATCAAAACACAAAGGGAAAAATACATTATATCCCCTCATCCTTTTATATCTTGCAACGAAATCTATATGGGTGTAATGGACCGCATGTCCTATATGCAGTGCACCAGATGCATATCTTGGTGGGTTATCTATTGAATATACTGGTTTTTTTCCTGGCTGGAATTTGTATATCTTCATTTCCTGCCATTTCCTCTGCCATTTAGCTTCTATTTCAAATGGATTGTATGCACTCATTTTCCATGAAGTATTTTTGTGCTTATAAATTTGTTGTGTTTTTTAACATTTGCATAATTATTTTAATATGAAAATATTTTCTTGATTGGATGATTGATAAAGAAAAGTTTGATGAATGGTATAATGAAATAGTTGAAAAAGCGGAGCTATGCGATAAAAGATATCCTGTAAAAGGAATGAATATATGGAAGCCCTATGGATGGAAAATAATGCAAAATATAGATAAAATTATAAGGGAGGAGATGGAAAAGACAGGACATCAAGAAGTTTATTTCCCTCTTTTAATTCCAGAGAGTCTTTTCAAAAAAGAAGAAGAGCACATAAAGGGCTTTTCATCTGAAGTATATTGGGTTACTCATGCGGGTGATAATGAGCTTGAAGAAAAATTGCTTCTCCGCCCAACTTCAGAGACTGCCTTATATTCCATCTTTTCATTATGGATTCGCTCACATGCGGATTTACCCCTTAAAACTTTTCAGATTGTAAATACATTTAGATATGAAACAAAGATGACAAAAGCATTTATAAGGGTTAGGGAAATCCATTTTTTTGAAGCCCACACATGCCACGAAAATTTTGAGGACGCAGAGAAACAGATAAAAGAAGACTTGCAAATTGCCAAATCATTTTTCTCCGCCCTCTGCATGCCTTTCATTGCCAGCAGGCGCCCGGACTGGGATAAGTTTGCGGGCGCATATTATTCAATTGGCTTAGATATTCTCATGCCATCTATGAAAAGTCTGCAAGTAGGTTCGATTCATCAATATAAGGAGAATTTTTCTCGCCCCTTTGAGATAAAGTATGAAGGATTGGATGGGAAGCATTATTACTGCCACCAGACAACTTATGGGATGTCTGAAAGAGTTTTAGGGGCAATTGTGGGTATGCATGGAGATGAAAGAGGTATAAAGTTGCCATCTTCAATAGCTCCTATACAGGTTGTAATCATACCAATATTCTTTAAAGGATGGAAAGAAAAAATAATTGAAGAATGCAATTTCTTGAATGAAA
This window of the Thermoplasmatales archaeon genome carries:
- the hypA gene encoding hydrogenase maturation nickel metallochaperone HypA, with the protein product MHEFSTMQNIMSIVIEEAKKMGAKKISKVTVEIGELTFLGEEQMKFAFNLLKEGTIAENAELVIIKIKAKIKCKCGYKGEIRYGEKNDFHIIFPIINCPLCGNDAEILEGKECRIKSIEVET
- a CDS encoding HypC/HybG/HupF family hydrogenase formation chaperone, with translation MCLAIPAKIVKKNGNKAVVDYGGVKREVDISLVNAKKGDYVIVHAGFAIQVIDEKEAKETIKIFEEISKNA
- the larE gene encoding ATP-dependent sacrificial sulfur transferase LarE, whose amino-acid sequence is MLQEKLKRLEEILKDMDRFIVAYSGGVDSTFLIAVSRKIVGKENLLAVIAKTEVNSEEEVEEAKKLCGALDINHKIAEYSLLEKSDFSSNPFNRCYFCKKILIEKLMKIAEEGNFKWIADGTNAEDSKDIRYGLIALEESGIRSPLKEAGFNKEEIRYLSKKMKLPTWNKPSNACLASRIPFGVPITFESIKRIEEGEKILKKIGFKVVRLRDHFPIARIEVDDFKKILSDNIRKEIIKELKGLGYKFISVDLEGYRCGSFYR
- a CDS encoding cupin domain-containing protein, whose protein sequence is MIVKEYREIDESEVKEEGAKNVKIQWLIDEKIAPNFAMRRFVVGRDGYTPFHKHDWEHEVFVLSGHGALVDENGKEHDLKTGNFALVMPNEMHQFKNKGKEDFIFLCMIPLR
- the mtnA gene encoding S-methyl-5-thioribose-1-phosphate isomerase yields the protein MLVKGKQMRSLWFEKNCLKIIDQRRLPSQFEIFEAKNERDVAYAIKEMVVRGAPAIGCATAYGIAMAEDAEKASELLRSARPTAHDLFYAIEYMVEGIRKGENAIKLAEEYTEKIVEKCRKIGEHGKKLIKRKAKILTHCNAGALATVDYGTALSPIRMAKDKEIFVWVDETRPRLQGLLTSWELENEGIEHAVIVDSSAGYLMKKGEVDVVIVGADRIARNYDVVNKIGTYEKAIVAYENDIPFYVAAPESTFDKKAKRGEEIKIEVRSIEEVTSIYSYKPKNVINPAFDVTPSKYITGIITENGIIYP
- a CDS encoding NAD(P)/FAD-dependent oxidoreductase, which gives rise to MEKVDIAIIGGGIAGLSLGKFLAEKGLPFVIFEEHNEFFRKACGEGITQKIAGYDFLDLYGSKKGVEKEIPETIIYTKYGEIFLEMPILMIDKNKVEEEFAKKAEEQGEIRKGEKVKKIENGILFPQNVKAKLIVGADGFFSITRKYINVRNPKEAFAVEACKENIEKDDSKCHVVLRDSVIKHGYAWYFPKKGKWNIGIGSFNKKYFREGFEKFKKENNGLEWRGAYIPMGKPLRSYGKNAILIGDACCQVFSNVGAGNMPSIICSYIASECIEKWVRNGNYELEEYERKCRNVLGKQLKYSYYAGIIFFKLIKSEYMRHKILEKMCKSVSNFYRKMG
- a CDS encoding dihydroorotate dehydrogenase, with product MLKIDLLNIKMKNPLMVASGVLDLTKSSIEKFRDAGAVVTKSIGKDERKGYKNPVFVEIECGILNAIGLANPGIDTYIKEIRGAKVDNLIGSIFGKNAEEFLYVAKKFSKYVKAVEMNMSCPHAEKFGAEFPEKEIKNAVEMVKEAGKPVFVKIGSENALKRAEWAVEGGADAIVAINSIKAMAISIEAGKPILGNVFGGYSGKGIKPIGLRCVYEISKNFDLPVIGVGGITNARDVIEYMMAGASAVQIGAGIYYRGERIFKEICRDLKKWLEENGYRRIEDIIGVAIEK
- a CDS encoding valine--tRNA ligase gives rise to the protein MSAYNPFEIEAKWQRKWQEMKIYKFQPGKKPVYSIDNPPRYASGALHIGHAVHYTHIDFVARYKRMRGYNVFFPLCFDVNGIPIEERVERKYGITRKNIERHKFIELCKKFADENINEMTRQFMILGHSMDESIYYRTDAEYFRRLTQISFIRLYKKGYIYRGKFPVNWCPRCMTAMADAEIEHVERKTLLNTIKFYLAEECEGKGIKKDERGSYIEIATTRPEMLSTCQIVALNPADERKSYLLGKEVVVPIYGKKVKVVEDPVVDPNFGTGIVMICTIGDKDDLEWAMKYSLPVEICINEDGTMNELAGKYKGMKIEDARRKIIEDLKKDNYIVAQREMEQSVGVCWRCKTPTEFIDAEQWFLRILPIKEKIMEVAKEMEWYPEYMFKRFEEWVNSLKWDWVISRQRYFATPLPLWECTNCKEVVLADEKDCYVDPTIDKPPVENCPKCGGILKGCEDVFDTWMDSSITPLFNTFWERNEKLFKELYPMSLRPQAHDIIRTWAFYTILRCYLLTGKKAFEEIMIDGFILAPDGRPMHTSTGNVVDPLEIIEKNGSDALRYYASTCKLGEDNPFRYKDLVRGIRLMNKLWNVENFIGNLIKNKPRECELRIIDRWIISLYSKVIERATQYMDKFEFSNAMKEIEYFLWHEFADHYIEIVKHRIYEQNDEASLYTLYTIGLGLLKAFSPFLPFITEEIYERFYKKFEGEESIHISKWPEPVFVDEEAEREGEKVKKIISEIREWKSKNSMPLNAPLSKVVIYGSVREEDIIAGTLKIKEIVFKDKPDTEKKAFPVYSKIGPCFKEKSQIVLEEIKKNAEKIAKEIEENGFYSFIFGEEEIKISKEFLEIKEETKENLLKAGDIFILVEK
- a CDS encoding proline--tRNA ligase is translated as MIDKEKFDEWYNEIVEKAELCDKRYPVKGMNIWKPYGWKIMQNIDKIIREEMEKTGHQEVYFPLLIPESLFKKEEEHIKGFSSEVYWVTHAGDNELEEKLLLRPTSETALYSIFSLWIRSHADLPLKTFQIVNTFRYETKMTKAFIRVREIHFFEAHTCHENFEDAEKQIKEDLQIAKSFFSALCMPFIASRRPDWDKFAGAYYSIGLDILMPSMKSLQVGSIHQYKENFSRPFEIKYEGLDGKHYYCHQTTYGMSERVLGAIVGMHGDERGIKLPSSIAPIQVVIIPIFFKGWKEKIIEECNFLNEKLKENGIRSFIDAREDKTPGSKFFDWELKGVPLRVEIGPRDIENNSLTIVSRDGIKKIIGKDNIVDRIKQELKEYDERLYKNAEKILKENIHRITREEEIKEGILEIPWCGKEECGKKAEEKFAMKSLGVPVDEEECNEYCFICGEKGVSWLRISKNY